GTCCTCCGCGAGACCGGGGCCGTGGTCGGGATACACTGCCACAACGACAGCGAGCTTGCCGTTGCTAATTCTCTCGTCGCGGTCCGCGCCGGGGCGGCGCACGTGCAGGGCACGATGAACGGCTACGGCGAGCGCTGCGGCAACGCCAACCTCGTCTCGATAATCCCCAACCTCGCTCTGAAGCAGAAAATCGACACGATACCTGCCGAAAAGCTTGCGCTCCTTAGGGAGACTTCCCGCTTCATCGACGAACTGGCCAACGTAACCCACAACAAACACCAGCCCTTCGTCGGCGACAGCGCCTTCGCCCACAAGGGAGGCGTCCACGTCTCGGCGGTGCTTAGAAACGCGCTCACCTACGAGCATATCGACCCCTCCCTCGTCGGCAACCGCCAGCGCATCCTCCTTTCCGACCTCTCCGGCAAGGCCAGCATCCTCTCCAAAGCGAAGCAGATCGGCCTTGAGATTAACGAGAAAGACCCGGCTGCGGTCCAGATACTGAACGAGCTTAAGCGCCTCGAAGAAGAGGGCTTCATGTACGAGGGGGCCGAGGCCAGCTTCGAGATGCTCTTCAAAAAACAGCTTGGCCTACACAGGAAGTTCTTCGATCTCCTCGGCTTTCGGGTCATAGACGAAAAGCGCGCCGGAGACAGGACTCCCTTCTCCGAGGCCGCGATAATGGTGAAGGTGGGCGACGAGATAGAGCACACCGCCGCCATCGGAAACGGCCCCCTGAACGCGCTCGACTGCGCGCTTCGCAAGGCGCTGGAGAAGTTCTACCCCTCCATAAAGGACATCAGGCTCACCGATTTCAAGGTCCGCGTCCTTTCGGGTTCCGGCGGGACCGGGACGGGGGCGAGGGTGCGCGTCCTCATCGAATCCAGCGACGGAAAGAACAGCTGGGGTACGGTCGGGGTGGACGAGAACATAATCCAGGCCTCCTACATGGCCCTTGTAGACGCCATAGAGTACAAGCTCCTCAGCGATGAAAAAGAAAACGGCGGATAACCTTTCGGCAAGTTCTGAGGCGGGGCTCCTGCTCGCGGGGGCGCTCTGCCTCGCGGCTGTGCTCCTGCACGGCAGGTTCGACCGGCCGCGAGGCGCGCCTTTTCCCCGCGTCGGGCAGCTTTCGGGCGGGGAATTTTCGGTAAGCGAAGAAGCGGGGCCGGAAATATCGTCTATCGGCGGCTGGCGCGGGCTTTTGCTGGGAAATCCTCTAGATCTGAACGGAGCGGCCTCCGAGGACCTGATGGCCCTTCCGGGGGTCGGCGAGAAGACCGCCGCGAAGATTCTCCTTACGCGCGAAAAACTCGGCGGTTTTTCGGAAGTGGGCGATATAAGGAAAACTCCCTCCATCGGCAAGGTGCGGTACGGGAGACTCAAAGAGTGGCTGACGGTTTCGGAACGTAAATTTGCGGAGGGCGAAAAGTGACCCGTTTTGCTGAAGAACTTACGCTGGCGATAGGCAATACACCGTTGGTGCGCATAAAGAACCTGTGCCCGAACCCCAACGTGCGGGTGCTTGCCAAGCTGGAAGGCTCCAACCCCGGCGGCTCGGTCAAGGATCGCACGGCCTGGTACATGATACGCGAGGCCGAGAAAAAGGGGCTCCTCACCAAAGATAAGGTGATACTGGAGGCCACCAGCGGCAACACCGGAATCGCGCTTGCGATGATAGGGGCGGTCAGGGGCTACAAGGTCAAGCTCGTAATGCCCGCCTGCGTAAGCGTCGAGCGCAGGGCGATTCTGGAGGCTTACGGGGCCGATCTCGTCCTCTCCCCCGCGTGCGACGCCACCGACGGCGCCATCCGCAAGGCCCACAAGATACTTGAAGAGAGCCCGGAAGAGTATTACATGCCAAACCAGTTCGAGAACGAGGCGAACGTGCTGGCCCACTACGAGACCACCGGCCCCGAGATATGGGAGCAGACCGGAGGCGACCTCGATTTCGTCGTAGCGGGTCTCGGGACCTCCGGCACGGCGATGGGCATTTCGCGCTTCATGCACGAGAAGTCCGGCAGGGTGAAGGTTATAGCCGCCGAGCCCCTTCCCGGCCACCGGATACAGGGGCTGAAGAACATGCAGGAGTCGATAGTGCCCTCCATCTACAACCCGGACAAGCTCGACCTCGTTATGAAGGTAAAGGACGAGGACGCCTTCGAGACGGCGCGGCTGATGGCCGAAAAGGAAGGGCTCTTCGTCGGGATGTCTTCCGGCGCGGCGATGGCCGTCGCGCTAAAGGTCGCCGAGGGCATGAAGGAAGGCACGATAGCCGCCATCCTTCCCGACAGGGGCGACCGCTACCTCAGCACAAACCTCTTTCGCTCGGTTTGCGGCGAGTGCCCTCCGTAAACCGCAAAACTTCGTCTTTTCTTCGATTTACTTTGTCAGGCTTCAAAAAATGATCCTCGAAATACTACACGGTATTCCTCCGGTCATTTTTCTCGCCTTCCTAGTTCTCGAAGAAAATACTCGTTTGCGCTATTGGCGAGCTGTAACCATTGTTTTCGCGGGGAATCAAATGTAAATCGCCAGCCGTTGGCCCAACGCCGCTTTCCCGAAAGACTTTAATTTTGCCTGACAGGGTACGACTCAGAGAAATCGCATTAGCCTATCTTGGCGTTGGGGCGACAGCCTTCGGCGGCCCGGTCGTCATTCAGAAGCTGAGAAAAATGCCCGCTTCCCGCAAGTGGCTCACGGAAAAGGAGATGGACGAGGGGCTTTCTCTCGTGCAGCTTTATCCCGGAACGATCGGCATGGATCTCGTGGCTTACACCGGCTACAGGCTGCGCGGAGCGACCGGAGCGGTAGTCGCCACCACTTCCTTCGCCCTGCCCTCCTTTCTCCTGATTCTGCTTCTCTCCTGGCTTTACTTCACCTTCGGGACTCTCCCCTGGATGCCCAGCCTCTTCCTGGGGCTCGAAGCCCTCGTCATCGGAATTTTGTGCAATCTTCTGATCGATCTGGGGAGAAGCAATCTGCGCACTACCGGGCGGGCGATTGTCGGCGCGGCGGCGTTTGGAGCCCTCCTCTTCAAAATGAACGCGATTGCAATAGTCTTTCTGGCGCTGGCCCTCGGAGCCTTGTTCCTTCGCCCGAAAGCGAGGGAAGAGCACTTCGGCGAAGACGTTGAAGAGAGCGCGGGGCCGAAGCGCTGGCTGGGTATCGGCGCGGTGACCGGCGCGGTTTTTGCGGCGGTTCTGGCGGCGCTGGCGATTCCCTCTCTTATGAGCTCGATGGGGCTGGTTTTTTTCAAGATCGGCTCGGTCGCGTTCGGAAACGGGGCGACAATCCTGCCGCTCATTCAGGCCGACGTGGTGAACAAACACCAATGGCTCACGCCCGGCCAGTTCGCCGATGGCATAGCGATGGGGCAGATAACTCCGGGGCCGTTTCTCATCACCGCCGCCTTCGTCGGCTACAAGATGGCCGGAGCGGCCGGGGCGGCGCTCGCTACCTTCGCGATCTTCTCCCCCTCGATAGCCATGACGCTCGTGTTCACCGAGCTTTTCAGACATGTAAGGCACCTGGAAGGCGCGCGGGGGGCGCTGGCGGGGGTGATGGCGTCCTTTGTAGGGCTTCTGGCCCTGATGGTGATACAGCTCGGCTCGCACGCCCTGAAGGGGCCGAAGGAGTTTATTTTCGCGGCGCTGGCGCTCGCCGGAGTGCGGTACCTGAAACTGGATGCGGCGTTGGTCTTCGCGGCGGGGCTTTCGCTCTGGGCGATTGTCTCGATGATTTGAGGCGAATTTGCCCTCCGGTTGATTTACTGTTATAAAATCCCTAAAGAATTTGGCAACCTCGATCGAACGGAGATTAACCATGAAGATATGCTTCCCGGTAGAGCGAAACGAAGGGCTCGAAAGCAAGGTGTTCGACCACTTCGGCTCCGCGCCCCTCTTTGTGATGGTAGACCTTGAAAGCAACGAGGTGACTGAAGTCCGAAACAGGGATACGAGCCACGCGCACGGCTCCTGTCAGCCCCTCAAGGCTATCAGCGATCACCCCGTCAGCGCCGTCGTGGTCGGCGGAATAGGCGGCGGGGCGCTTAGCGGCCTTACCAGCGCCAATATCGCAGTCTACAGGTCGAAGGGCTCTACGATCGCGGAGAACCTAAGCCTCCTGGCGAGCGGCTCCCTCGATAAATGGAGCCCCGGTTTCGTCTGCGGCGGACATGGAGAAGGGCACGCCTGCAGCCATTGAGGGCTTGGTAGAGTGAATGGAAAAGGGCCTCCGCGCAAAAAGAGGCCCTTTTTTAATGAGCCTGAACCGGTCTAAATCTCCGTCGCCTTGAGCCGCATCAGACCGGGCTGGTCATTATCTGTTTTCCGGGCGGGGGAATTGTGTTAAGAAATAATACCTTGGCAGGAAAAAACTTCTAAACTTGCTCAAGGTGCCTAATGAGACCAGCCATTTTTGTCTTTTCCGTGATTTTTGCATGCGCCTTGCCGTTCATTTCGGCAATGGCGCTGGAGCGAAACGGCCTCGTCGAGATTTCGCCTTTTGCGGGCGTAAACCGCTTCGACCCTTCCCTGAGCGACACGACCGGCGCGGCGCTGGGAGTTCGCGGCGGGTATCACTTCAACAACTCCTGGGGGGCGGAACTTGAGCTTCTCCACGCTTTTTCGGACAGGAAAGACGACGAAATATCCCTGACCGCCGCAAGCATGGGAGCGCTTTACCACCCGCCGTTTTTGTCCTCTGAAAAGCTCTCGCCCTATCTCGGTTTCGGCGTCGGCTCGGCTTTCTACGACTACGACAATCTCAATAAATCCGGTATCGAGCGGGAGTGGACCTTTCACTACGGAGCGGGAGCCGGATACGGCGTCAGCGACCGGCTGTCCGTACGGGGCGACCTGCGCCAGATAGTCACACATGGCCCCGCGCGTTACAATCTGCTTGCCACCGTCGGGGTCTCGTGGTTCTTTGACGGCCCCAAAGGCTCCCCCCCGGTAGCCGAAAAGCCCGTGGAACCGGCCCCGGCGCCGCCAGCCGAAGTCAAGGCGGAGCCCCCGGCCCTTCCGGCAGCCGTCGCGCTTGCTCCGAAGGTAGAGGACGGAGACGACGACGGTGATGGAGTTCCCAACAGCCTCGACAAGTGCCCCGGCACTCCCCGCGGCATGAAGGTGGATTCCGACGGATGTCTTTTCAGGGAAGAGCCCCCGAAAACCGAAGTAGCGATCAGACCCGTGGAAGCGGCAAAAGCACCGGAAGCTCCGAAAGCCCCGGTAGCAGCCGAAGCTCCGAAAGCGCCCAAAGCTCCCGAAGTGGCAAAGGCGATCGTGCCCGAGGTAAAACCTGCGGCGTCCGCTCCCGCGTCTGAAAAGAAGGTCGAACGCCTGGAGCTGTCCATGCAGTTTGACCTCAATTCCCACGCGGTGAAAAAGAAATATCTGGAGGAAGTGGAGAAGCTCGCGCAGTTCATGGCGGCCAATCCGAAGGCGCGAATAACCATAGAAGGTTACGCAGACAGCACGGGCGAGGCTGGGTACAACCAGACTCTCTCGGAGAAGAGAGCGAAAAGTCTGGCGCGGATTTTAATAAAAACCTGGAAGATCTCTCCTGACCGCATCAAAGCCGCGGGTTACGGCGAGACCCGCCCGATAGCCCCCAACGACACCAGAGCGGGACGGGCCAAGAACCGCAGGGTAACGGCTGTCGTCACAACGGAGTAACCGGAATCCCGAAATCCTACCTGCGCCGCTTGAGCGGAGCATTCCTGACGGGCGAAACGCCGCTTCCCGAAATCGCGTCAACCCCGTCGCAGTCCTGATCGATTCCGTCGCCCGGGATGTCGAAGGCGTTGTCATTTATCCCCGGGTTCGTGTCGTCGCAGTCGTGCTCGAACCACATACCCATCGTCCCGGAGCCGTCCATGTCGATGTCAAAGCCCTGCGGTATCGCGCATATCACGTACGAGAGAGGCTGGTCTGGCTCAATCGTCCGGAGGAATGCCTTTTGGGGGGTTTCGGTGTCGTTTGCGATCAAAACGTATCCATCCCATTTAGGATTCGTTCGGAGGCTAGTATCGGCCACCTCAAGCAATATTATGCCGTAAGTGGTTTCCTGCAGCGGCCAACTGTAATAGCCTATTACCTCGACCCCCACCATTTCATGGGGCGGTATATCCACCGTGAACCAGTCCACGTCGTTTAGGTCGTGAAGAGTGTGCATCGCCTCCGGGAAAAATTCCGACCTTCTCGTGAATTCGTACTGCATACCCTGCGCCGTGACCAGTTCGGTGGCGGTCTCCATCGTATCGTCATCCTCGAAGGGATCCGGAACCTCGGCGACGAGGGCGTCGGTCCCCGTGCAGTTCTGGTCGATCCCGTCGCCGGCTATATCCGTAGCCTTTGGATTTATTCCGGGGTCCGTCTCGTTGCAGTCGTGAAAAGCGGACCAGTTGTCGCCGTCGTTGTCCACGAAGGGATGGACCTCAAGGCTGTAGCTCATCAGCCCCCGGATAATATAGCCGTTGACCTTCAGGTAATAATCGCCGTCCGCTGCGGGGGTGTACTGAAAGCAGCTGTCGTACCCCACGCAGTCATCGTTTTGCGTAAGACAGGTCGTACCGTCGGTGTCGAAGAGCCAAAGCCAGGTGTCGCCGTTGATCGAAAGATGGGAGGTTGTGAACTCGTAGGTGACGCCGCCGGTAAGGCTGATGCGCATCCAGTCTGCGTCGCCGACCGGAAAGATCGAACGAAACTGGATTTCTCCTATTTCAAGCAAGCCCGCATTCTCCGGGCCGCTGTCGTTTTCATAGCCGTCCGGGTCCGTCGGGTAGGTATAGGGAGTGGTGATGGTGATCGATTCCGAGTCTTCGAGGGTTCCGTCGCTGACGGTAAAGGTGGCGTAGTAGATCCCCGCATCGGAATAAACCGGAGCCCAGCTTATTTCGCCGGTTGAAGGGTTGAAGGACGCTCTCGGGGGAAGGCCGGAGGCGCTGAAGGCGACCTCGTCGCCGTCGGGGTCCGTCGCCTCGAGTGTTAATTCAAGGATGGCGTTCTCGAACACGATAATGGGGCCGATGAAGCCGAGAACCGGCGCGCGGTTGACGTTGGCAACCGTTATCGTGACCGTCTCCGAGTCTTCGAGGGTTCCGTCGCTGATGGTGAAGGTAATGTCGTAGCTTCCGGCGTCGGAATAGCCCGGCGTCCAGCCGAAGTCGCCGGTTGAAGCATTCAGCGTCGCTCCGGCGGGAAGCCCTTCGGCGCCGTAGGCGAGGGTGTCTCCGTCGGGATCGGTCGCCGCAAGGGTAAAGGAAAGCGCCGAGTTTTCGTCCACTCCCCTGGAGCCGGTGGGTTCGAGAACCGGCGCGCGGTTGACGTTATTCACCGTCACAGTGACCGTCTCGGAGACCTCCATGAATCCGTCGCTGACGGTGAATGTTATGTCGTAGCTTCCGGCGTCGGAATAGCCCGTCGCCCAGCTTAATTCGCCGGTTGAGCCGTTCAGCGTCGCTCCGGCGGGAAGCCCTTCGGCGCCGCAGGCGAGGGTGTCGCCGTCCGGGTCGGCCGCCGCGAGGGTATATGAAAGGGTTGAGTTCTCGTCCACGGCGAGGGTGACGATGGGTTCGAGAACCGGCGCGCGGTCCACGTTGTTTACCGTTATGGTGACCGTCTTCGTGGTTTCCAGTTCCCCGTCGCTGACGGTGAAGACGACCTCGTAGCTTCCCGCGTCGGAATAGCCCGGCGTCCAGTCGAACTCGCCGGTGGCGGGGACAAAGGACGCCCCCTGGGGGAGGCTCGCTGCGCCGTATCTGAGTACGCCGCCATCGATATCCGTTGCAGTCAGTATGAAGGCGACGGTGGAGTTCTCGTCAACCGTGACGGAACCCGGCAAATCAAAAACCGGGGGGTTATGCACTTCAACCGAATCGCTGCAGGCCTGGGTGAAAAGGATCAAGGCTCCAGCCGCTATGAACAATGGGAAACGCATCTTAACTCCCAATCCCGCCTCAGGCTCTTTTCCCGGGCGGAGGCAATGTGGGTGGGTAAGTTGAAAATGCCGGCGTCATGCGGTGGAAAGACGCCAAGCGCCTTAAAACTGAAA
This bacterium DNA region includes the following protein-coding sequences:
- a CDS encoding citramalate synthase; its protein translation is MTVKIYDTTLRDGTQSEDIAFSAEDKLRVAKKIDELGVHYIEGGWPGSNPKDIKFFELARKEHFQNARLCAFGSTCRADTTPSKDANIQKLLKAGTPVVTIFGKSWDMHVREALRIDEERNLEIIERSVWYLKSRVEEVLYDAEHFFDGYKANPGYAMETVRAAVRGGAEVIVLCDTNGGTMPWEIEEIVGEVLRETGAVVGIHCHNDSELAVANSLVAVRAGAAHVQGTMNGYGERCGNANLVSIIPNLALKQKIDTIPAEKLALLRETSRFIDELANVTHNKHQPFVGDSAFAHKGGVHVSAVLRNALTYEHIDPSLVGNRQRILLSDLSGKASILSKAKQIGLEINEKDPAAVQILNELKRLEEEGFMYEGAEASFEMLFKKQLGLHRKFFDLLGFRVIDEKRAGDRTPFSEAAIMVKVGDEIEHTAAIGNGPLNALDCALRKALEKFYPSIKDIRLTDFKVRVLSGSGGTGTGARVRVLIESSDGKNSWGTVGVDENIIQASYMALVDAIEYKLLSDEKENGG
- a CDS encoding cysteine synthase family protein, which gives rise to MTRFAEELTLAIGNTPLVRIKNLCPNPNVRVLAKLEGSNPGGSVKDRTAWYMIREAEKKGLLTKDKVILEATSGNTGIALAMIGAVRGYKVKLVMPACVSVERRAILEAYGADLVLSPACDATDGAIRKAHKILEESPEEYYMPNQFENEANVLAHYETTGPEIWEQTGGDLDFVVAGLGTSGTAMGISRFMHEKSGRVKVIAAEPLPGHRIQGLKNMQESIVPSIYNPDKLDLVMKVKDEDAFETARLMAEKEGLFVGMSSGAAMAVALKVAEGMKEGTIAAILPDRGDRYLSTNLFRSVCGECPP
- the chrA gene encoding chromate efflux transporter: MFSRGIKCKSPAVGPTPLSRKTLILPDRVRLREIALAYLGVGATAFGGPVVIQKLRKMPASRKWLTEKEMDEGLSLVQLYPGTIGMDLVAYTGYRLRGATGAVVATTSFALPSFLLILLLSWLYFTFGTLPWMPSLFLGLEALVIGILCNLLIDLGRSNLRTTGRAIVGAAAFGALLFKMNAIAIVFLALALGALFLRPKAREEHFGEDVEESAGPKRWLGIGAVTGAVFAAVLAALAIPSLMSSMGLVFFKIGSVAFGNGATILPLIQADVVNKHQWLTPGQFADGIAMGQITPGPFLITAAFVGYKMAGAAGAALATFAIFSPSIAMTLVFTELFRHVRHLEGARGALAGVMASFVGLLALMVIQLGSHALKGPKEFIFAALALAGVRYLKLDAALVFAAGLSLWAIVSMI
- a CDS encoding diguanylate cyclase — translated: MKICFPVERNEGLESKVFDHFGSAPLFVMVDLESNEVTEVRNRDTSHAHGSCQPLKAISDHPVSAVVVGGIGGGALSGLTSANIAVYRSKGSTIAENLSLLASGSLDKWSPGFVCGGHGEGHACSH
- a CDS encoding OmpA family protein; this encodes MRPAIFVFSVIFACALPFISAMALERNGLVEISPFAGVNRFDPSLSDTTGAALGVRGGYHFNNSWGAELELLHAFSDRKDDEISLTAASMGALYHPPFLSSEKLSPYLGFGVGSAFYDYDNLNKSGIEREWTFHYGAGAGYGVSDRLSVRGDLRQIVTHGPARYNLLATVGVSWFFDGPKGSPPVAEKPVEPAPAPPAEVKAEPPALPAAVALAPKVEDGDDDGDGVPNSLDKCPGTPRGMKVDSDGCLFREEPPKTEVAIRPVEAAKAPEAPKAPVAAEAPKAPKAPEVAKAIVPEVKPAASAPASEKKVERLELSMQFDLNSHAVKKKYLEEVEKLAQFMAANPKARITIEGYADSTGEAGYNQTLSEKRAKSLARILIKTWKISPDRIKAAGYGETRPIAPNDTRAGRAKNRRVTAVVTTE
- a CDS encoding tandem-95 repeat protein — its product is MRFPLFIAAGALILFTQACSDSVEVHNPPVFDLPGSVTVDENSTVAFILTATDIDGGVLRYGAASLPQGASFVPATGEFDWTPGYSDAGSYEVVFTVSDGELETTKTVTITVNNVDRAPVLEPIVTLAVDENSTLSYTLAAADPDGDTLACGAEGLPAGATLNGSTGELSWATGYSDAGSYDITFTVSDGFMEVSETVTVTVNNVNRAPVLEPTGSRGVDENSALSFTLAATDPDGDTLAYGAEGLPAGATLNASTGDFGWTPGYSDAGSYDITFTISDGTLEDSETVTITVANVNRAPVLGFIGPIIVFENAILELTLEATDPDGDEVAFSASGLPPRASFNPSTGEISWAPVYSDAGIYYATFTVSDGTLEDSESITITTPYTYPTDPDGYENDSGPENAGLLEIGEIQFRSIFPVGDADWMRISLTGGVTYEFTTSHLSINGDTWLWLFDTDGTTCLTQNDDCVGYDSCFQYTPAADGDYYLKVNGYIIRGLMSYSLEVHPFVDNDGDNWSAFHDCNETDPGINPKATDIAGDGIDQNCTGTDALVAEVPDPFEDDDTMETATELVTAQGMQYEFTRRSEFFPEAMHTLHDLNDVDWFTVDIPPHEMVGVEVIGYYSWPLQETTYGIILLEVADTSLRTNPKWDGYVLIANDTETPQKAFLRTIEPDQPLSYVICAIPQGFDIDMDGSGTMGMWFEHDCDDTNPGINDNAFDIPGDGIDQDCDGVDAISGSGVSPVRNAPLKRRR